The following are encoded together in the Zygosaccharomyces rouxii strain CBS732 chromosome C complete sequence genome:
- the TIM18 gene encoding Tim18p (similar to uniprot|Q08749 Saccharomyces cerevisiae YOR297C TIM18 mitochondrial inner membrane translocase) translates to MVFLLKPGLKVLGGSSLRSGLLGCSRTNARCISLKPDFSKLKLNPPPPGGVEGTVNDAFKPPVQDPSEGSFHWDYERIAAVSLLPLVTVPLYIGITGGIVPPILDASLCSILLIHVQYGLTSCIIDYIPMRKFRIWHNLAMYLLYGGTAVGLYGVYQLETENNGIVDLIRRLWTGDDSNVYIFNR, encoded by the coding sequence ATGGTATTTCTACTAAAACCAGGATTGAAGGTACTTGGTGGTAGCTCCCTCAGATCCGGCCTGCTAGGGTGCTCTAGAACTAATGCTAGATGTATATCATTGAAACCCGACTTTtctaaattgaaattgaatccaCCACCTCCAGGTGGTGTTGAAGGTACCGTAAATGATGCATTCAAACCACCAGTTCAAGATCCCAGCGAAGGTTCATTTCATTGGGACTATGAGCGAATCGCAGCAGTCTCTTTGCTGCCTCTAGTTACAGTACCGCTGTACATCGGTATAACAGGCGGCATAGTTCCACCAATATTGGATGCTTCATTGTGTTCTATTCTATTAATCCATGTGCAATACGGCTTAACCAGTTGTATTATTGATTATATACCAATGAGAAAATTTAGAATATGGCATAATTTGGCAATGTACCTTCTGTATGGTGGAACTGCTGTGGGACTTTATGGAGTATATCAATTGGAGACTGAAAACAATGGGATTGTTGATCTTATTAGAAGACTTTGGACTGGTGATGATTCGAACGTTTACATTTTTAACAGGTGA
- the RNH1 gene encoding RNA-DNA hybrid ribonuclease (some similarities with uniprot|Q04740 Saccharomyces cerevisiae YMR234W RNH1 Ribonuclease H1 removes RNA primers during Okazaki fragment synthesis degrades RNA attached to the 5'-end of a DNA strand): MAKKGYYAVQKGRNTGVYSSWDECKAQVSGFNGATFKKLDSYEDARAFARGGSRSSGNNNFGGSGGFKSSYGVSHNNGGMSHGGSYHTSSPRVTKPAPKRSSNKYYSVKSSNPNVADRIFNNWPECQKYVKGQRGLSFKGFTDEASARGYIDGSLSNVMDYRYIGMSRDEFQAKYKLDGLKKFDQVTKVYCDGSALSNGHSKSRAGYGVYFEGHPEKSISEPLRSGPQTNNRAEIEAVSNALDVIWQDLTTNSVKSSYEINTDSEYVSKLLNDRYATYHDSKLKELPNGDLAIPLIKKFAKVKQYYQLNKDAFANGGNFTITWVKGHAGDPGNEKADELAREGAAKRP; the protein is encoded by the coding sequence ATGGCTAAGAAAGGATACTATGCAGTTCAAAAGGGTAGAAATACTGGGGTTTATTCCAGCTGGGACGAATGTAAAGCTCAAGTAAGTGGATTTAATGGTGCGACCTTTAAGAAACTAGATAGTTACGAAGATGCTAGAGCATTTGCCAGGGGTGGTAGTAGAAGCAGTGGTAACAATAATTTTGGAGGATCTGGAGGCTTCAAAAGCTCTTATGGAGTGTCACACAATAACGGCGGTATGTCTCATGGAGGTTCCTATCACACATCTTCTCCTAGAGTGACCAAACCTGCTCCGAAGAGGTCTAGTAACAAATACTATTCCGTCAAGAGTAGTAATCCAAACGTTGCTGACAgaattttcaataattgGCCAGAGTGTCAAAAATATGTGAAAGGCCAAAGAGGATTATCCTTCAAAGGATTTACTGACGAAGCCAGTGCTCGTGGTTATATCGATGGTTCTCTTAGCAATGTTATGGATTACAGGTACATCGGTATGTCGagagatgaatttcaagCAAAATACAAATTAGATGgattaaaaaaatttgatcaagtTACCAAAGTCTACTGTGATGGGTCTGCACTGTCGAATGGCCACTCAAAATCGAGAGCGGGTTACGGTGTCTATTTCGAAGGTCATCCTGAGAAAAGTATATCTGAACCTTTGCGCTCAGGACCTCAAACTAATAACAGAGCCGAAATTGAGGCCGTCTCCAATGCCTTAGATGTTATTTGGCAGGATCTAACAACTAACTCTGTTAAATCTAGCTATGAGATCAATACAGATTCAGAATATGTTTCCAAACTATTGAATGATAGATACGCTACTTATCatgattccaaattgaaagaattgcCCAATGGTGATTTAGCTATTCCCCtgatcaagaaatttgcTAAAGTTAAACAGTACTACCAGTTGAACAAGGACGCATTTgctaatggtggtaattttaCGATAACTTGGGTCAAGGGTCACGCTGGAGATCCAGGTAATGAAAAGGCTGATGAATTGGCAAGAGAAGGTGCCGCTAAGAGACCATAA
- a CDS encoding uncharacterized protein (some similarities with uniprot|Q03758 Saccharomyces cerevisiae YML111W BUL2 Component of the Rsp5p E3-ubiquitin ligase complex involved in intracellular amino acid permease sorting functions in heat shock element mediated gene expression essential for growth in stress conditions functional homolog of BUL1) — MCTMEMPCEYEFDDSLAFTGEKHKSSLTSWNPKQVDGGTLIDGDWKGISIEDARNLPVTDNPSLVLKVRLIQDSGSSKIQRILNEYTNGDIVHGFLELKNVSSEPVKFDAFYLSLEGHMVVTDSQSRSRKTKSILKMDDDEVLENKQGDDIGLPSDRILRSHTNYKKEFVFKIPGQLLEPVCQHGILQHYDLPPSLGLDKHHQKLKYQNLKIDKILGYTRANEIGSPIWPLDQAEDLSIDYSIETILVGDNAQKDGHCIIKQFEHFIRIIPSSICSPSSEGPRFVVRQLPYRVVSQPTFLKRLLHLFVSSRATLDKSGIIVLTAPVPQRALSYHSPQLITNQNSLDFKNSDERQNRSRIQDMIPPDQHDPLKRLCVNIRYISKDNQVPPKLHSLDVELISLTGKSSEHIPSRLSYDMLLDQDKLDHLRKKSPEFAALDVNIAALPDAFRAQKRKKLSSRDRWFFNGLEYEQDVELDLEYSKNFSKTLIPSFTSCMCFRRYCIRVSMLFDDRINRPHLNIPIDVRNTFI, encoded by the coding sequence ATGTGCACAATGGAGATGCCCTGTGAAtatgaatttgatgattctTTAGCATTTACCGGTGAGAAGCACAAGTCAAGTTTAACAAGTTGGAATCCAAAACAAGTTGATGGCGGTACTCTTATTGATGGAGATTGGAAGGGTATTTCCATTGAAGATGCCAGGAACTTGCCTGTTACTGACAACCCTTCTTTGGTTTTAAAAGTCCGTCTGATCCAAGATTCTGGCAGTTCCAAGATTCAGAGAATTTTAAATGAATATACCAACGGTGACATCGTACATGGGTTCTTAGAGCTAAAAAACGTTTCTTCTGAACCCGTTAAATTCGATGCATTTTATTTGAGCCTGGAAGGCCACATGGTGGTTACTGATTCACAAAGCAGGTCTAGAAAAACCAAAAGTATTCTCAAgatggatgatgatgaagtacTTGAAAATAAGCAAGGTGATGACATTGGATTACCTTCAGACAGAATTTTGAGGTCACATACCAACTACAAAAAGGAGTTTGTATTCAAAATCCCAGGGCAGTTGCTAGAACCAGTTTGTCAGCATGGGATTCTTCAACATTACGATTTACCTCCCAGTTTAGGACTTGATAAGCATCATCAGAAGTTaaaataccaaaatttgaaaattgatAAGATACTTGGCTATACAAGGGCTAACGAAATCGGATCTCCCATTTGGCCCTTGGACCAGGCTGAAGATTTATCCATTGATTATTCTATTGAGACTATCCTCGTGGGGGACAATGCACAAAAGGATGGACATTGCATTATAAAGCAATTTGAGCATTTCATCAGAATAATCCCATCAAGTATATGCTCTCCGTCTTCGGAAGGACCTCGATTTGTAGTACGCCAACTGCCTTACAGAGTAGTGAGCCAACCAACTTTTTTGAAGAGGCTGCTCCATCTATTTGTCTCTTCAAGGGCAAcattggataaatctgGGATTATTGTACTGACTGCACCGGTCCCTCAGAGAGCCCTCTCTTATCATTCCCCACAACTAATTACCAACCAAAATTCCcttgatttcaaaaacagCGACGAACGGCAGAATAGGTCGAGAATTCAGGATATGATTCCGCCAGATCAACACGATCCTCTGAAGAGGCTATGCGTTAATATCCGTTATATCTCCAAGGACAATCAGGTTCCACCAAAGTTACATTCTTTAGACGTCGAACTCATAAGCCTTACTGGCAAATCTAGTGAACATATACCTTCGAGACTGAGCTATGATATGCTGCTAGATCAGGACAAATTAGATcatttgagaaagaaatCACCTGAATTTGCCGCCTTAGACGTCAACATTGCTGCACTACCTGACGCATTTAGAGCTCAGAAGCGCAAGAAGTTGTCCTCACGAGATAGATGGTTCTTTAATGGTTTAGAATACGAGCAAGATGTAGAACTCGATTTGGaatattccaaaaattttagcAAGACGCTGATACCTAGTTTCACCAGTTGCATGTGTTTCCGTCGCTACTGCATTCGTGTCAGCATGCTTTTCGATGATCGCATAAATCGGCCCCATTTAAATATTCCTATTGATGTAAGGAATACATTCATCTAG
- the PRE5 gene encoding proteasome core particle subunit alpha 6 (highly similar to uniprot|P40302 Saccharomyces cerevisiae YMR314W PRE5 20S proteasome alpha-type subunit) has translation MFRNNYDGDTVTFSPTGRLFQVEYALEAIKLGSVTVGLRSNKHAVVVALKRNADDLSSYQKKIIKCDEHLGLSLAGLAPDARVLSNFLRQQCNYSQLVYNRKLSVERVGHLLCDKAQKNTQSYGGRPYGVGLLVVGYDNSGPHLLEFQPSGNVLELYGTAIGARSQGAKTYLEKTLEQFLEVEDPNELIKLGVEALRQSLKDETLSTKNLSIAVVGEGMPFTQYDEESVSAFL, from the coding sequence ATGTTTAGAAACAACTACGATGGTGATACTGTCACATTTTCACCAACTGGACGTCTTTTTCAGGTGGAATATGCCCTGGAGGCTATTAAACTTGGAAGTGTTACAGTCGGATTGAGATCAAATAAGCATGCGGTTGTAGTGGCATTGAAGAGGAATGCAGACGATTTGTCCTCTTAccagaaaaaaattattaaaTGTGATGAGCATTTGGGTCTTTCCCTTGCAGGTTTGGCTCCAGATGCTCGTGTATTGAGTAATTTCTTAAGGCAACAGTGTAACTACTCACAATTGGTTTACAACAGAAAGTTATCTGTGGAAAGGGTAGGTCATTTGCTGTGTGACAAAGCCCAAAAGAACACTCAATCCTATGGTGGTAGACCATACGGTGTGGGTCTTCTAGTGGTAGGTTACGACAACAGTGGTCCACATCTGTTGGAATTTCAACCATCTGGGAATGTATTGGAACTTTATGGTACTGCAATTGGTGCAAGATCTCAAGGTGCCAAGACTTATTTGGAGAAAActttggaacaatttttggaagTAGAGGATCCTAACGAACTAATAAAATTAGGTGTGGAGGCATTGAGACAGTCTTTGAAGGATGAAACTTTGAGCACTAAGAACTTGTCAATTGCAGTTGTGGGTGAAGGCATGCCATTTACACAATACGATGAGGAATCAGTATCAGCTTTTCTATAA
- the TGL3 gene encoding bifunctional triglyceride lipase/lysophosphatidylethanolamine acyltransferase (highly similar to gnl|GLV|CAGL0M13981g Candida glabrata CAGL0M13981g and similar to uniprot|P40308 YMR313C Saccharomyces cerevisiae TGL3 Triacylglycerol lipase of the lipid particle), translated as MLTQWLLSFIYATLDRIPPVVWQVLHVVGDILVFWALKLVNYLRPQSRVLYHKANKEVENCSSYEEWREKAAVVDEITGSSLWRRNFFSGRYDFRSVLEQYAYLQKALDSKDVEAVRDRFSTTGPCMLRNFAGIVDRRLFTKSLRGTKLLIELYLEKVIEGLDLLDSTSTATSFFQRCKLSLGTTALILQGGSLFGMFHLGVIKGLLYQGLVPNVICGSSMGSSVAALFGSLPNEELAEILSGDILDPIKKDVDLLRSCGYGNMEQHLNLGTLIQNLIHHGYSQDVYLFIQFVCKYIVKDLTFEEAFQATGKVLSIVIHPTDKSCTNLLNYVTAPNVLIRSAINCSLGSGVISEDPLLLCKNLDNQIEPFLIPEKATKCKYLAPENATMVEDNGSPYQRLTELFNVNNFILSLARPYLAPLVVNDLKHEIKTSSYYYYKHYSDPNDAINMADFNFPQFNFTEMEPLAFKLKYHMERKLKNIAMMEFRHRMEVLDNLGLLCSWIKRLTIDEKTPRSATEITIVPRIKSLSPIRIVEGQLDNIPYGIESGEKSTWPVLSLIKTRCSVEFKLDQIIRERRKKANPYV; from the coding sequence ATGCTGACTCAATGGCTACTGAGTTTTATTTATGCTACTCTAGATCGAATACCACCTGTAGTATGGCAGGTGCTGCatgttgttggtgatatATTGGTGTTTTGGGCGTTAAAATTGGTCAACTATTTAAGACCCCAGTCGAGAGTTCTCTATCATAAGGCTAACAAAGAAGTTGAGAATTGCTCTTCCTATGAAGAATGGAGAGAGAAagctgctgttgttgatgaGATTACAGGTTCAAGCCTTTGGAGAcgaaatttcttttctgGGCGGTACGATTTTAGGTCAGTACTTGAACAGTATGCGTATTTACAAAAGGCGTTGGATTCGAAAGATGTTGAAGCGGTTAGAGACAGGTTTTCTACCACCGGGCCCTGTATGCTAAGGAATTTTGCAGGAATTGTGGACCGTAGACTTTTCACTAAATCCTTAAGGGGAACTAAACTTCTAATTGAGttgtatttggaaaaagttATCGAAGGGCTGGACTTACTCGATTCCACATCAACTGCTACCTCTTTTTTCCAACGTTGTAAACTGTCCTTAGGTACCACTGCTCTAATTTTACAAGGCGGTTCATTGTTTGGAATGTTCCATTTGGGGGTCATTAAGGGCCTTTTGTACCAAGGTCTAGTACCAAACGTAATTTGTGGGAGCTCAATGGGATCGAGTGTTGCCGCTTTGTTTGGAAGTTTGCCCAATGAGGAATTGGCTGAAATACTCTCTGGTGATATCCTAGATCCTATAAAGAAGGATGTGGATTTGCTACGAAGTTGTGGGTATGGTAATATGGAACAACATTTGAATTTGGGGACtttaattcaaaatttaataCACCATGGGTATTCGCAGGACGTTTAtctttttatccaattcgttTGCAAATATATCGTTAAGGATCTaacatttgaagaagcatTCCAAGCTACGGGCAAAGTATTAAGTATTGTGATCCATCCTACTGATAAATCCTGCACTAACCTTTTGAACTACGTGACCGCTCCAAATGTCTTGATTCGGTCTGCCATAAATTGCAGTTTGGGTTCAGGTGTTATTTCAGAAGACCCTCTATTATTGTGCAAGAATTTAGATAATCAAATTGAACCATTTCTAATTCCTGAGAAGGCCACGAAGTGTAAATATTTAGCACCTGAAAATGCCACCATGGTAGAAGATAACGGAAGTCCCTATCAAAGGCTTACAGAACTGTTTAACGTCAACAATTTTATACTTTCATTGGCGCGTCCATATTTGGCACCGTTAGTGGTGAACGATTTAAAGCATGAAATTAAAACCTCCagttattattactacaAGCATTATTCTGATCCTAACGATGCAATAAACATGGCAGATTTTAACTTCCCACAGTTTAATTTTACAGAGATGGAACCATTGGCATTCAAACTAAAATACCATATggaaagaaaattgaagaatattGCTATGATGGAATTTCGTCATAGAATGGAGGTACTGGATAATCTCGGTCTGTTATGCTCGTGGATTAAAAGGTTaaccattgatgaaaaaacCCCAAGATCAGCTACAGAAATTACCATAGTTCCACGTATAAAGAGTCTATCACCAATAAGGATTGTTGAAGGTCAATTAGATAACATCCCTTACGGGATTGAGtctggtgaaaaatcaaCTTGGCCGGTACTATCCTTAATAAAGACGAGATGTTCTGTTGAATTTAAACTGGACCAAATCATTAGagaaagaaggaaaaaagcTAATCCATATGTATAG